The following are from one region of the Odontesthes bonariensis isolate fOdoBon6 chromosome 16, fOdoBon6.hap1, whole genome shotgun sequence genome:
- the LOC142401411 gene encoding zona pellucida-like domain-containing protein 1 yields MELIFFILLIFSETLSVGAQFNGYNCDANLHSRFPAERDISAYCGVQTITLKVNFCPVLFSGYSETDLALNGRHGDAHCRGFINNNTFPTVVIFSISLATLELCGNSLVVSTGQGPNAYGNLSLVQIGNISGFIDTPDPPTIISYLPGLLYKFSCSYPLEYLVNNTQLASSAAAISVKESNGTFISTLNLLLYNDSSYIQQLSIPMAGLTLKTRVFAAVKATNLDRRWNILMDYCYTTPSGNPNDDLRYDLFFSCEKDPQTTVFENGRSQMGRFAFEVFRFIKHKNQKMSTVFLHCVTKLCRGDDCLMLMPICGSKKKRDVSEGKEPDGSSGNAVLTAGPIVTRSDETPTNNSHLAHLKTPAFQMNTVTTILISGMIILGILGVCFFIFSLTLFRGKSSLANSVSGVRNPAFNQAPDYRSQ; encoded by the exons ATGGAACTTATATTTTTCATCCTTTTAATATTCAGTGAGACGCTTTCAGTTGGAGCTCAATTCAACGGATACAACTGTGATGCCAACCTCCACAGCCGCTTCCCTG CGGAGAGGGATATCAGTGCATACTGCGGGGTACAGACCATCACACTCAAGGTCAACTTCTGCCCGGTCCTCTTCTCCGGCTACAGCGAGACGGACCTGGCTCTCAACGGTCGTCATGGAGACGCTCACTGTAGAGGATTCATTAATAACAACACCTTTCCAACGGTCGTCATCTTCAGCATCAGCCTGGCCACGCTGGAGCTGTGTGGGAACTCGCTGGTG GTGTCCACAGGCCAGGGACCCAATGCTTACGGGAACCTTTCCCTGGTGCAGATTGGAAACATATCTGGCTTTATTGACACACCGGACCCCCCAACCATCATCAGCTACTTGCCAGGTTTGCTGTACAAGTTCAGTTGCAGTTACCCGCTGGAGTACCTGGTCAACAACACACAGCTGGCTTC GTCAGCAGCTGCGATATCAGTGAAGGAAAGCAACGGGACTTTCATCAGCACTTTGAATCTGCTGCTGTACAAT GACTCATCGTACATTCAGCAGCTGTCCATCCCGATGGCAGGACTTACCCTGAAGACACGGGTGtttgcagctgttaaagccacTAACTTGGATAGGAG ATGGAATATTCTAATGGACTACTGTTACACTACACCCTCTGGAAACCCCAACGACGACCTGCGCTATGACCTCTTCTTTAG ctgtgaaaaagaccCCCAGACCACCGTGTTTGAAAATGGGAGGAGCCAAATGGGGCGCTTTGCCTTTGAAGTATTTCGTTTCATAAAGCACAAGAATCAGAAGATGTCCACCGTCTTTCTGCACTGCGTCACCAAGCTGTGTAGAGGAGACGACTGCCTGATGCTCATGCCA ATTTGTGGAAGCAAGAAAAAGCGAGATGTCTCAGAGGGAAAGGAACCAGATGGTTCATCTGGAAACGCCGTTCTGACCGCTGGGCCTATCGTCACACGAAGTG atGAAACACCAACCAATAACTCCCATCTAG CCCATCTGAAAACTCCAGCGTTTCAGATGAACACAGTGACCACCATCCTAATCTCGGGAATGATCATTCTTGGCATCCTAGGCGTTTGCTTCTTCATCTTCTCCCTCACCCTCTTTAGAGGAAAGAGTTCTCTTGCCAACAGTGTCTCTGGCGTCCGCAACCCAGCCTTCAACCAAGCGCCTGACTACCGCTCCCAATAG